The SAR202 cluster bacterium genome includes a region encoding these proteins:
- the rsmA gene encoding ribosomal RNA small subunit methyltransferase A — MNNSVKTKKSLGQHFLSANWVLSYIINSAEIQPNDMVVEIGPGRGKLTKELSRLAGLVKCIELDQNLLDDLNDKFPESSNVQVIYGDARSIDISSIVNSVNYKLVANLPYYAAMPIIMRFVELHNPPKSIVVMVQDEVARNLTALPGKLSIPAVILQNFGEISYIKRIPPSVFKPSPKIFSAIIKIALFESPQIDKDNQSMFFNLIKKGFSSKRKKLYNNITKAFDIEKTLFQDMLVASNIDIDSRPESLTFDNWKNLYVSMKNIGY, encoded by the coding sequence ATGAATAATTCAGTAAAAACAAAAAAAAGTTTAGGTCAGCATTTTTTAAGTGCAAATTGGGTTTTATCATATATTATTAATTCTGCAGAAATACAACCAAATGATATGGTTGTAGAGATTGGCCCAGGACGTGGAAAGTTAACTAAGGAATTAAGTCGACTCGCTGGATTGGTTAAGTGTATTGAATTAGATCAGAATTTACTTGATGATTTGAATGATAAATTTCCTGAAAGTTCTAATGTCCAAGTTATTTATGGAGATGCTCGTAGTATAGATATCTCTTCTATAGTAAATTCGGTTAATTATAAATTAGTTGCAAATCTACCTTATTATGCTGCTATGCCAATAATAATGAGATTCGTTGAATTACATAATCCCCCTAAATCAATTGTAGTTATGGTACAAGATGAAGTTGCTCGTAATCTGACTGCCTTACCTGGGAAATTGTCTATACCCGCAGTGATACTTCAAAACTTTGGAGAAATCTCATATATAAAAAGAATACCGCCAAGTGTCTTCAAACCTTCTCCTAAAATTTTTTCTGCCATAATAAAAATTGCGTTATTTGAATCTCCCCAAATAGACAAAGATAATCAATCAATGTTTTTCAACTTAATAAAAAAAGGTTTTTCTTCTAAAAGGAAAAAGTTATATAACAATATAACTAAGGCTTTTGATATAGAAAAAACTCTATTTCAAGATATGCTTGTTGCTAGCAATATAGATATAGATAGTAGACCAGAATCCTTAACTTTTGATAATTGGAAAAATTTGTATGTATCAATGAAAAATATTGGATATTAA
- a CDS encoding UTP--glucose-1-phosphate uridylyltransferase: MIKLKSKILTIDERWDKNLIETAVIPAAGLGTRFYPITEFIPKELLPVADKPCIHYIVKEACNAGIKNIVIILSERKKMLKDYFSFGQSYVEKLYKYCSEETINEIEDFKSNLNFYFINQDKPLGLGHAILCAEDIVSKNPFAIILPDDLLISKKESELSRMIKSFNQNNANYFTIKHLNKSEISSYGIISTDEDINAIDEIVKINKIVEKPQIQDAPSDYGVIGRYIVNPEIFEAIKNTKPGALGEIQLTDSLNEMINNNIATYGYKISSTRYDCGTPKGLSEATYKLSKLI, encoded by the coding sequence CTGATAAAGTTGAAATCAAAAATTCTTACTATTGACGAACGATGGGACAAAAACTTGATAGAGACCGCAGTAATACCAGCAGCTGGTTTGGGTACACGATTTTACCCGATCACAGAATTCATTCCTAAAGAGCTATTACCAGTTGCAGATAAACCTTGCATTCATTATATCGTCAAAGAAGCTTGTAATGCTGGAATAAAGAATATTGTTATAATACTTTCTGAACGAAAAAAAATGCTAAAAGATTATTTTTCATTTGGACAAAGTTATGTAGAAAAATTATATAAATACTGTTCAGAAGAAACAATCAATGAAATTGAAGATTTTAAATCGAATCTTAACTTTTACTTCATAAATCAAGATAAACCTTTAGGGCTTGGACATGCGATTTTGTGTGCAGAGGATATAGTATCTAAGAATCCTTTTGCTATTATCCTACCTGACGATTTATTGATATCAAAGAAAGAATCAGAACTTTCAAGAATGATAAAAAGTTTCAATCAAAACAATGCAAACTATTTTACAATAAAACATTTAAATAAATCAGAAATTTCATCTTATGGCATCATATCCACAGATGAAGATATTAACGCTATCGATGAAATTGTAAAAATAAACAAAATTGTTGAAAAACCCCAGATTCAAGATGCACCTTCTGATTACGGAGTAATAGGAAGATATATTGTTAATCCAGAAATATTCGAAGCCATAAAAAATACTAAGCCTGGTGCATTGGGAGAAATACAGTTAACTGATTCACTTAATGAGATGATTAACAATAATATTGCAACTTATGGATATAAAATCTCTTCAACGAGATATGATTGTGGGACA